A genome region from Fervidobacterium changbaicum includes the following:
- a CDS encoding TIM barrel protein: protein MSLKRKRKCVSTSLIRANVSLLKTLPNSTHYELTFFKKEDLPVVLDFLNEKGATFGIHAPFVFRYQAVHPNPSSLSTELRKETYEKNEQCCKLAKEIGAEYVVIHFPNAKQTENWLKDKNILKEAIEHVRNLSNYCQVRIENVYYNEYFHNAKDYRWFLEQTGTTLCLDLGHLLLDSERYGFSTVEFVDVVEEYISEVHLYYADSKVYEKCHHAPWGCSAEFKILLERIRSLNCDFTLEASNDCQEGLEKLIAFWEGL, encoded by the coding sequence ATGAGCTTGAAAAGAAAAAGAAAATGTGTTTCTACAAGTTTAATTCGAGCTAATGTCTCGCTTCTCAAAACTCTTCCAAATTCAACGCATTACGAACTTACCTTTTTCAAAAAGGAGGACCTTCCAGTTGTCCTTGATTTTTTAAATGAGAAGGGTGCTACTTTTGGTATTCACGCACCGTTTGTTTTCAGATACCAAGCTGTTCATCCCAATCCATCTTCGCTTTCAACCGAACTAAGAAAAGAAACTTATGAAAAGAACGAACAATGCTGCAAATTAGCAAAAGAGATAGGAGCTGAGTATGTCGTAATCCACTTTCCAAACGCAAAGCAAACAGAGAATTGGTTGAAGGACAAAAATATCTTGAAGGAAGCAATTGAACACGTTAGAAATCTGAGCAATTATTGTCAGGTAAGAATAGAAAACGTTTACTACAACGAATATTTCCACAACGCAAAAGACTACAGGTGGTTTCTCGAGCAAACTGGTACAACTCTCTGTCTTGACTTAGGCCATCTGTTACTCGATAGCGAACGATACGGCTTTAGCACTGTGGAGTTCGTGGATGTTGTTGAAGAATACATCTCCGAAGTGCACCTTTACTACGCTGATTCAAAGGTTTACGAAAAGTGTCACCATGCCCCTTGGGGGTGTTCTGCGGAATTCAAAATACTACTCGAACGAATAAGGTCACTAAATTGCGATTTTACGCTTGAAGCATCGAACGATTGTCAAGAGGGACTTGAAAAACTTATAGCCTTTTGGGAGGGATTATGA
- the thiC gene encoding phosphomethylpyrimidine synthase ThiC: MTQMQMARNNIVSEEMRICALGEGVSVEVIMEKLANGQAVIPKNRLHNISKPKVIGSNFSVKVNANIGTSFGYSSLKEELEKLNVALSAGADSVMVLSTWGNLSEMRRIIVENSPVPVGSVPIYDSAVKAYEEGKNVIDFSEKDFIDMVYAHAKDGIDFMTIHVGITKDVLKKLKDSKRILKIVSRGGAIIAGWMIKNNRENPFYEHFDEILDIAAEFDITLSLGDGMRPGAVVDATDPQQLEELFVMSQLVDRAREKGVQVMLEGPGHVPLNEIETNVKLMKKIGKGAPIFLLGPLPTDRGVGHDHIVSAVGAAFAAYHGCDFICYVTPAEHVALPDVEDVKYGVIASKIAAVIADVARGNKKALELEHQMALARARFDWNKMFELAIHSEDAKKKLKSRPYESEGCSMCGPFCAIKVTKDFSEGKITVMM, translated from the coding sequence ATGACACAAATGCAGATGGCTCGGAACAATATAGTTTCTGAAGAGATGAGAATCTGCGCGTTGGGTGAAGGAGTATCTGTCGAAGTGATTATGGAAAAGCTGGCAAACGGTCAGGCTGTCATTCCAAAGAACAGATTGCACAACATCAGTAAACCGAAGGTTATCGGTTCTAATTTCTCAGTAAAGGTGAACGCGAACATAGGAACGTCTTTTGGGTACTCGTCTCTCAAGGAAGAACTGGAAAAGTTGAACGTTGCCCTTAGTGCCGGTGCTGATTCAGTTATGGTGCTATCAACTTGGGGTAATCTATCGGAGATGAGGAGAATCATCGTTGAGAACTCACCCGTACCCGTTGGCTCGGTTCCCATTTACGATTCGGCGGTCAAAGCATATGAGGAAGGAAAGAACGTCATCGATTTTTCAGAGAAAGATTTTATAGACATGGTTTATGCTCATGCCAAAGATGGCATAGATTTCATGACCATCCATGTTGGAATCACTAAGGATGTGTTAAAAAAGCTCAAAGACAGTAAGCGGATTCTAAAGATCGTGAGTCGAGGTGGGGCTATTATCGCAGGATGGATGATAAAGAACAATAGGGAGAATCCGTTCTATGAGCATTTCGATGAGATACTTGATATAGCTGCGGAATTCGACATCACGCTGAGCTTAGGCGACGGGATGAGACCAGGCGCTGTGGTTGATGCAACCGACCCTCAGCAGTTGGAAGAGCTCTTTGTCATGAGTCAACTTGTGGATAGGGCAAGGGAAAAAGGTGTCCAAGTGATGTTAGAAGGTCCTGGACATGTACCACTGAACGAGATAGAAACCAACGTGAAGTTGATGAAAAAGATAGGTAAGGGAGCTCCCATATTCTTACTTGGCCCACTTCCGACAGACCGGGGAGTGGGGCATGATCACATAGTGAGCGCAGTTGGAGCTGCCTTCGCTGCTTATCACGGCTGCGATTTCATCTGTTACGTAACTCCTGCCGAACACGTGGCACTACCGGATGTAGAAGATGTTAAGTACGGCGTAATTGCTTCAAAGATAGCTGCGGTTATCGCTGATGTTGCAAGGGGCAATAAGAAAGCGCTGGAATTGGAACATCAAATGGCTTTGGCTCGAGCAAGATTCGATTGGAACAAAATGTTCGAACTCGCGATACATTCCGAGGATGCAAAAAAGAAACTGAAATCCAGACCATACGAGTCTGAAGGATGTTCCATGTGCGGTCCTTTTTGTGCTATTAAAGTCACTAAAGATTTTTCGGAAGGTAAGATAACAGTTATGATGTAA